The following proteins come from a genomic window of Gossypium raimondii isolate GPD5lz chromosome 5, ASM2569854v1, whole genome shotgun sequence:
- the LOC105768716 gene encoding uncharacterized protein LOC105768716, with the protein MLCLKAEALEEDHRIHPQNLDSNCSDESGDCNGGNSGGFVLPIKWASSINRYLQWKSGKVWSRSFLAPDDSSSELEEDAKPQEMSGQEKSKQMCHYRHQLEEEVKKLQQQLQEETDLHLALASAVEHSGSHSPNSPSKLPYKALELLDSIAVLEISVSKLEQEILSLQYQLSQERNERRLAEYHLKHSPCPTTLLFNCSLAHLTEPITTPCNEEEAEENVDDVCLSEAAIDNIYIVENLWHHPNQLSEEMVLRMRDIFLFLADSSKLYSSDHLVSPASPHCPLANFLASFLDSPIVTSLVKSPSVGGASDPYGVSGQVDWKCNIGTYSTAVEVSCLSVGKKELEYATMALKRFRLLVEQLAEVDPSQMSCNEKLAFWINLYHALIMHACLAYGVPRNINKLFSLMQKASYTVGGLSVSAAVIECTILKMNPATYRPQIAAAVALQKFNSSNEQKKYTVDHAEPLLYFALSCGLHSSPAVRIFSPQNVNELLKRSMKDYIQATVGISNKGKVLVPKLLHCFAKGVIEDSLLPDWICRFLTPQQASMVKDCLSRNKWKLLGARSFCVLPFDSRFRFLFLLDDDGNSLSSTS; encoded by the exons ATGCTTTGTCTAAAGGCTGAAGCTTTGGAAGAAGACCATCGTATTCATCCTCAAAATCTTGATAGTAATTGCAGTGATGAGAGTGGAGATTGCAATGGTGGTAATAGTGGGGGTTTTGTTTTACCAATCAAGTG GGCAAGCTCTATTAATAGGTATTTGCAATGGAAAAGCGGCAAGGTTTGGAGCAGGTCGTTTTTGGCTCCGGACGACTCTTCTTCTGAGTTGGAG GAGGATGCTAAGCCCCAGGAAATGAGCGGACAAGAGAAAAGTAAGCAGATGTGTCATTATAGACACCAGCTTGAAGAAGAA GTTAAAAAGTTGCAGCAGCAGTTGCAGGAAGAGACTGATTTGCACTTAGCTCTAGCAAGTGCGGTCGAACACTCTGGTTCACATTCACCTAATTCTCCCAGCAAGCTTCCGTATAAG GCCCTGGAGCTTTTAGATAGCATAGCTGTTCTGGAGATCTCAGTGTCAAAGCTTGAGCAGGAAATTCTTTCTTTACAATATCAGCTCAGTCAGGAGAGGAATGAACGACGTCTTGCTGAGTACCATTTAAAGCATTCTCCATGTCCGACAACATTACTTTTCAATTGCTCTCTGGCTCACTTAACAGAACCA ATTACGACGCCTTGCAATGAAGAGGAAGCAGAAGAAAACGTGGATGATGTATGTCTATCAGAGGCTGCTATTGATAACATTTATATTGTGGAGAACCTTTGGCATCATCCCAATCAGCTATCCGAAGAAATGGTCCTGCGCATGAGAGATATTTTCCTCTTCTTAGCAGATTCATCAAAGCTTTATTCTTCAGATCATTTGGTGTCACCAGCTTCACCTCACTGTCCCCTTGCCAATTTTTTGGCATCTTTCTTGGACTCACCTATAGTGACTTCCTTAGTAAAGAGTCCCTCAGTAGGTGGAGCATCTGATCCATATGGAGTCTCTGGCCAAGTCGACTGGAAATGTAATATTGGGACCTACAGCACAGCAGTTGAAGTCTCATGTTTGTCTGTTGGAAAGAAAGAACTCGAATATGCCACAATGGCTCTAAAAAGATTCAG ATTGCTTGTTGAGCAGTTGGCTGAAGTGGATCCATCTCAAATGAGTTGCAACGAAAAGCTGGCATTTTGGATTAACCTGTATCATGCTCTGATTATGCAT GCATGTTTAGCATATGGAGTTCCGAGAAACATTAACAAACTATTTTCCTTAATGCAGAAG GCTTCCTATACTGTTGGAGGACTATCAGTGAGTGCAGCAGTCATTGAATGCACTATTCTAAAAATGAACCCTGCTACTTATCGTCCACAAATT GCTGCAGCTGTTGCACTTCAAAAATTCAACTCTTCTAACGAGCAGAAAAAGTATACAGTTGATCATGCAGAGCCTCTTCTATATTTTGCTTTAAGTTGTGGGCTACATTCTTCGCCGGCG GTGAGGATTTTCAGCCCTCAAAATGTGAATGAGTTGCTGAAAAGGTCAATGAAAGATTACATTCAGGCAACTGTTGGTATAAGTAACAAAGGGAAAGTACTGGTGCCTAAATTGCTGCATTGTTTTGCCAAAGGAGTTATCGAAGACTCGCTTTTACCTGATTGGATTTGTCGATTCTTGACACCGCAGCAAGCTTCCATGGTTAAAGACTGCTTATCTCGTAATAAGTGGAAGCTTCTTGGTGCTAGGAGCTTCTGTGTTCTACCCTTTGATTCTAGGTTTC
- the LOC105769464 gene encoding pectinesterase: protein MAISGDRKKKLFLALFASILLVTAIVTIATTVSVSKKKSSNTAAAHSIIKSSCSSTLYPELCYSTISSAPHAETKVKNPKDVIEMSLNLTVTAVQSNYLSIKKLISTRRKSLTEREKAALNDCLELVDETLDELLVAEHDLSDYPSFNKSISQHAEDLKSLLSAAMTNQETCLDGFSHDKADKKVRQALLDGQMHVFHMCSNALAMIKNLTDTDMASQGYHPSSGRQLEEEDQTEWPKWLSAGDRRLLQATTVIPNVTVAADGSGDFLTVSEAVAAAPERSTTRYIIKIKAGVYSENVDVPRKKTNLMFVGDGRVNTIITASRNVVDGSTTFHSATVAAVGDGFLARDITFQNTAGPSKHQAVALRVGSDLSAFYRCDILAYQDTLYVHSLRQFYSQCLVAGTVDFIFGNAAAVLQDCDIHARRPNPNQRNMVTAQGRSDPNENTGIVIQKCRIGATSDLEAVKSDFATYLGRPWKTHSRTVIMQSVISDIIHPAGWFPWDKDFALDTLTYREYQNTGPGANTSSRVTWKGYSVITNISEAQTYTARNFIGGANWLNATGFPFSLDL from the exons ATGGCTATCTCCGGTGACCGCAAGAAAAAGCTTTTCTTGGCTCTCTTTGCGTCAATCCTTCTGGTAACTGCCATAGTCACCATTGCCACCACCGTCTCCGTTTCCAAAAAGAAATCCAGTAATACTGCAGCAGCTCACTCCATCATCAAATCTTCGTGCAGCTCCACGTTGTACCCAGAGTTATGCTACTCAACAATCTCTTCAGCACCACATGCTGAGACCAAGGTCAAGAACCCCAAGGATGTGATTGAAATGTCGTTGAACTTGACGGTGACTGCTGTTCAGAGTAACTATTTGTCCATCAAGAAGCTCATTAGTACCCGAAGGAAGAGCCTCACGGAGCGCGAAAAGGCTGCCCTTAACGACTGTCTTGAACTAGTGGATGAGACTTTGGATGAGCTATTGGTAGCTGAACATGATCTCAGTGACTATCCAAGCTTTAACAAGTCAATTTCCCAACATGCTGAAGACCTTAAGAGTCTTCTTAGTGCTGCAATGACCAACCAAGAAACTTGCCTTGATGGGTTTTCTCACGATAAAGCTgataaaaag GTGAGGCAAGCGTTGCTTGACGGGCAGATGCATGTTTTTCATATGTGTAGTAATGCCCTGGCAATGATCAAGAACTTGACGGACACAGACATGGCAAGCCAGGGTTATCATCCATCATCAGGGAGGCAACTTGAGGAGGAAGACCAAACAGAATGGCCTAAATGGCTGTCGGCGGGAGATAGGAGACTGTTACAGGCTACAACAGTGATTCCTAATGTAACAGTGGCCGCTGATGGCAGTGGAGACTTCCTCACGGTGTCTGAGGCGGTGGCGGCTGCACCGGAGAGAAGCACCACGAGGTACATTATTAAGATTAAAGCTGGAGTGTATAGTGAAAACGTGGATGTTCCAAGGAAGAAAACCAATCTCATGTTTGTGGGAGATGGGAGGGTCAACACCATCATCACAGCTAGCAGAAATGTTGTCGATGGCAGCACCACTTTCCACTCTGCCACTGTTG CTGCGGTAGGGGACGGGTTCTTGGCCAGGGATATAACATTTCAGAACACGGCTGGACCATCGAAGCACCAAGCAGTGGCACTGCGTGTGGGCTCTGATTTATCAGCATTCTACAGGTGTGACATTTTAGCATACCAGGACACTCTCTATGTCCACAGCCTTCGCCAATTCTATTCACAATGCCTTGTAGCAGGCACCGTGGACTTCATTTTCGGAAATGCAGCAGCAGTGTTGCAAGACTGCGACATTCATGCTCGTCGACCCAATCCAAACCAAAGGAACATGGTCACCGCACAAGGCCGTAGTGACCCAAACGAGAACACTGGGATTGTGATTCAGAAATGCAGGATCGGTGCAACCTCGGATTTAGAAGCAGTTAAGTCCGATTTTGCAACTTATTTAGGGAGACCATGGAAGACACATTCGAGGACTGTTATCATGCAATCTGTTATAAGTGATATTATTCATCCTGCTGGTTGGTTCCCATGGGACAAAGATTTCGCACTCGACACTTTGACGTATCGGGAATATCAGAATACTGGCCCCGGAGCTAACACGTCAAGCAGGGTTACATGGAAGGGGTATAGCGTGATCACCAACATATCGGAGGCACAAACCTATACTGCGCGGAATTTTATTGGGGGAGCTAATTGGTTAAACGCCACGGGCTTTCCTTTCTCTCTTGATCTTTGA